A part of Chanos chanos chromosome 9, fChaCha1.1, whole genome shotgun sequence genomic DNA contains:
- the gabpb2b gene encoding GA-binding protein subunit beta-2b, translated as MSLVDLGKRLLEAARKGQDDEVRSLMANGAPFTTDWLGTSPLHLAAQYGHYSTAEVLLRAGVSRDARTKVDRTPLHMAAAEGHSNIVELLVKSGADINAKDMLKMTALHWATEHGHRVVAELLVKYGADSHALSKFDKTPFNIAVDKGNTELMLLLQEAMQNQVNMNPERTVVSNTTSSMSSPQFIISSGGVVNLSDLVLSNSKANSGASEGLIAADTVDSAIQHVVGEDGQRVITIVTDQQGGLQPGNLGQKFFVTMQGQQMVAVPAGQIAEEIVTEESKPPPVRKRKLEPAVNNTEPKHIKSEKDSREELEMQLKEANRKAQEYRQQLLKKEQEAEQYRLKLEAIANGQTNGSNGAAQEEVVLQEDDGEGEEEVGGEEVVMLSEGAIIIKGEELDSTGGEPVTLVDTAETSAADTSDITS; from the exons ATGTCGCTGGTGGATTTGGGGAAGCGCTTGCTGGAGGCTGCACGTAAAGGGCAAGATGATGAGGTCAGATCACTCATGGCAAACGGAGCGCCCTTCACCACAGACTGG CTGGGAACGTCGCCCCTGCATTTGGCGGCTCAATACGGTCACTACTCCACTGCAGAGGTGCTTCTCCGAGCGGGCGTGAGCAGAGACGCTCGCACCAAAGTAGACAGGACGCCCCTGCACATGGCGGCCGCGGAGGGCCACTCTAACATTGTTGAACTTCTGGTGAAG AGTGGTGCTGATATCAATGCTAAGGATATGCTGAAGATGACAGCGTTGCACTGGGCCACAGAACACGGACACAGAGTAGTTGCTGAGCTGCTGGTGAAATACGGGGCAGACAGCCACGCCCTCAGCAAGTTTGACAAGACTCCTTTCAACATAGCCGTGGACAAAGGCAACACGGAGCTCATGCTTCTACTGCAG GAGGCCATGCAGAATCAGGTGAATATGAACCCAGAGAGAACTGTGGTCAGTAATACAACATCCTCCATGTCAAGCCCCCAGTTTATCATCTCATCTGGAGGAGTGGTGAACCTCTCTGATCTTGTCCTCTCCAACAGCAAGGCAAACTCAG GTGCCTCCGAGGGGCTGATAGCAGCTGACACAGTGGACTCTGCAATTCAACATGTGGTGGGGGAAGATGGCCAGAGAGTCATCACCATAGTAACAGACCAACAGGGTGGCCTGCAGCCCGGCAACCTCGGGCAGAAATTCTTTGTCACTATGCAGGGCCAGCAAA TGGTTGCAGTCCCAGCGGGTCAGATTGCAGAAGAAATTGTGACAGAAGAATCCAAGCCTCCCCCAGTACGCAAGAGAAAACTAGAACCAGCAGTGAATAACACAGAACCCAAACATATTAAG TCGGAGAAAGACAGCCGTGAGGAGTTGGAGATGCAGCTGAAGGAGGCGAACCGTAAGGCCCAGGAGTACCGACAGCAGTTGCTGAAGAAAGAGCAGGAGGCTGAGCAGTATAGACTCAAGCTGGAGGCGATAGCCAACGGCCAGACAAACGGCTCCAACGGAGCAGCCCAAGAGGAGGTGGTGCTTCAGGAAGACGACGGGGAGGGCGAGGAGGAGGtcggaggagaggaggtggtcATGCTTTCGGAGGGAGCCATCATCATCAAAGGAGAGGAGTTGGACTCCACAGGAGGAGAACCGGTGACGTTGGTGGACACTGCGGAAACGTCTGCCGCAGACACGTCCGACATCACCTCTTAA
- the LOC115821253 gene encoding cortexin-3 encodes MADHLHSSTLSASGASHSIPSFLTLEQKAAFVFVLLLFIFLGLLIIRCFRILLDPYSSMPSSTWTDYMEKDTFDYRIA; translated from the coding sequence ATGGCCGATCACCTCCACAGCAGCACCCTGTCTGCCTCAGGAGCCTCCCACTCCATTCCCTCCTTCCTGACTCTGGAGCAGAAGGCCGCCTTCGTCTTCgtcctgctcctcttcatcttcctggGCCTGCTCATCATACGCTGTTTCCGGATCCTTCTCGACCCTTACAGCAGTATGCCCTCCTCCACCTGGACCGACTACATGGAGAAAGATACCTTCGACTACCGCATTGCCTGA